Genomic window (Chryseobacterium bernardetii):
CAATTCGCTGCAAGTCTTTTTCTATGTAGTAAATTGATGAAACCATTGAGCCGTCAATATCATCCTTCGGAGTGGGAATACCAAAGACATGAGCCAATAATTCCAGTGATACAAAACTTTTATAATCTCCGAATTTCCATAGCTCCATAGTATCTATATGAGGAATTTCCCAGGGCTTTTTTCCAAACATCTGAAATGGTGCTGGAGGTTGCATCCCATTGATGAGGTATCTTCGTGCAATCCACGGGAAATCAAATTCTTTTCCGTTATGGGCGCATAGAATAACGTTGTATAATCTTGGGCTGTTGAAGATTTCTCCAAATTCCTGAAGCATCTTTTTTTCATCGTGCCCGGAGAAACTTTTGATCTTTAAGGTATCATTTTTTTCAACCATCCCGATGGTGATGCAGATGATTTTGCCGAATTCTGCCATAATTCCCGCACGCTCATAAAATTCTGCTGCCGAAACATCTTCCTTTCTCTGGAATTTTGTTTTTTTGTCCCAAAGGTGCTGTTCGGTTTCAGATAAATCATTCCAGGAGTCTGCCTGTGGAACAGTTTCAATATCAAGGAATAAGACTTTTTCTAATGGAATATTTTGGATCATTTTTTGCTTTTTTATAACTGAAATATATGACATAATAAATCAATTATCCAAAACGTTTTTTATTATACATCAAATTTATTCTTATGAAAAAGTTATTCATTATGGGAAGTGGTATTTCATTATTATTTATGGCATCATGTAATGATTCAGAGGATAAGGGTACCGCTACAGTTAATGTAAGGCTCACGGATGGGCCTGCAGCTTATAGCGCTGTTAATATCGATATTCAAAAAATTGAAATCGGCGTTAACGGAGGTTGGGTTCCGCTTAACTTTCCTAAACCGGGCATTTATAACCTTCTTGATTTTAAAAACGGAGCAGACGTTGCCTTAGGACAGGCCACACTTCCTGAAGGAAATGTTTCCCAAATGAGAATGATCCTTGGCCCTAATAACAGCCTGGTTTCAAATGGAGTAACGTATCCGTTGCAGACGCCATCAGGTGAACAAAGCGGATTAAGGTTTAACTGGCATCAGACTTTGGTGAGCAACGGAGCCTATAATGTATGGATAGATTTTGATGCCGGAAAATCTATTGTAAAAACAGGAAACGGGTCTTATATTTTAAAACCTGTAATCAGAACGTTTTCCGAACTGACAAACGGACAGATTAAAGGTTATGTACAGCCTCAGGCGGCAAAAGCTGTCGTACATGCTATTACTGCAACAGATACTTTAGCGACTGCAATTCCTAACCCGGATGGGTTTTATATGTTTTCTGGGCTTCCGCAAGGAAATTATACGGTTTCTTATGATGCAGATAACAGCACCGGATATGTAGATGAGAATACAGGAAATGTATCAGTAGTTTTCGGACAGGTTACTAATCTGGGAACCAAAACATTACATCAGTAATCCAATAATCAGTTAAATAATGGTAAACCTTATAGGAGCTCAGTGCCTATAAGGTTTTTTTATGTGAATTAACCCACCTGCATTCCGTTTTTTGTGGGTAATGAAGGGGTTAAAAGAGTAACATCTTTTTTGTCTTCTCCATATAATCCTAAGACCAGGCATTCACTGAAGAAATTGGCAATCTGCTTTTTAGGGAAGTTAACCACGGCTAAAATCTGTTTTCCTATCAATTCTTCTTTCTTATAGAGGGAAGTGATTTGCGCAGATGATTTTCTGATTCCAAGGTCGCCAAAGTCTATTTCCAATTGGTAGGATGGGTTTCTTGCTTTTTCAAAATCATTTACCGAAATAATTGTTCCGCATCTGATGTCTATTTTTTCAAAATCTGCCCAGGTTATGTCCGGTTTTATGTTCATGGTAATGTACTAATTAAATGTTCTACTTCTGTTTTCTGTTCTGCATATTTTTGTTGTAATTCTGAACCTTCACCCATTCTTTTATAATATTCCAGGGCTTTTCCGCCGAAGAATTTTTTATGAAAGTCGGAAACGTCAGGAACCTGTGGAAAGACTTTATGAAAAAGCATTTCATAGTAAGCCTGGAATTCTCTTTCATTTTTGTCTTCAATTACTTGTCCCGGCGCTTTTTGCCGTACATGAAGCATTTCGTGGGCTACCATGTTCAGAACAAGGTTCAGATCAAAATCAAATAAATTTCTGGGAATCATTACGGTTTGAGGCCCTCCAAGTTCTCCTTCTGCAGTAAGAAGCATCGAAGTAGGAGAAAGTTCCTCCCTGAATCCAAAACCTGCAAAATTCTCATGTTCCAGATTAAAAGAGTGAATTAAATATTTGGCTGCATCCAGAATCTGGTTATGTTCTTTATAAGCTTCAAGGTGTAAATTAACCTGTTCAAAATTCATTTGGAATATGTTTTATAACAAATGTATTAAAATATTAAGAAATTAAAAGATTAATCAATAGCCCCTGATGAAAAGCTGAACTTACTGTATAATCTGTTATATTAAAGTTATTATTCCAGTTTTAATATTCTTTTCCAACGGTTTCCGTCAAATTCTAGAACATCTTTTCCACCAATAGACCACATGATTCCATCGGCCGCAGATAAATGATAACAGGAGCCTGGTTCAATATCATTTCCAAAATCAATGGGAATCAATTCTTTATCTACTAATTTATACACAGCATATAAACTTGAAACATAGATGGTATTATTAAATTCTATAATTCCCCAAAGGTCTTCATGCTCTGTTTCAATGACTTCCCATTGGTTTCCACGCCCTTTAATTATAATTCCGGCCATGCCACATCCATAGATAAGACCATCGCTGGCCGTTCTTATTTTTGTTAAATGATTTTTAATTCCTAGGTCTATTTTTCTGAATTGCTCACCATCATACCTCCAAAGATCACCTTCCCAACCAGCACAATATACTTCATCATCTGAAAACCCAGCTACAGACTCAAAACACTTGTCATATTTTTCTTCATTCTTTTCATAAACCTGTGCTGTTGTATCTAAACACTTCCATTGATTTTTATCGGTTCTCACATAAACCTGGCGACATGTGCCAACCGCATAAGCCTTACCGTCAATAGCATTTACTTCTCTTAGAGGACCTCTTTTTTGCGGACCACCATTTGCCGTGATTTCTTTTTCAGTTGTAATTTCTCCGCCTCCTGATGTTTCTATCTGCCCATATTCGCCAAGTCTGATGCATTTTTCTTCGGGATAATGTATTACTGCTTCTGAAACTACAACCCAGTTTAAGCGGTCACACCCCCAAACGCCCCTATCAATTTCTGTATCGTATGTATGTTTGTGGCCATCTTTTAACTGCTCATTATCAACTATTGAAAGGTAACATAAATCATTATAACGAACAATACCGGTTGTAATACTGCAACCTTCCATGGCTTTTGCAAAATCTTGTGTACTCATTAAAATCTGTAATTAAAGTGTTCATTTTTTTTACTCAATTATAATATCTCTGATGTTAACAGGGCCTGTGCCTTTATTTTACCAGAGGTATTATCATTTTTCAAAAATGGTTATTTTATTTAGCAAAACTACGAAAAAGCAGAATGCTAAGTATCCTGGATAGTGTTTTAATGATTTGCTTTATATTCTAAATGTTAATTGTACCCACTTAAATAAAATCCGTATCTGATATAAAATCATCATAACGGAAGTGAGAAAATAGAATAGTAGGCTATGAAGCCTGTTTGTTGTTTAAATCAAGCTTTTGATTTTATTTTCTTTTTCTATCTGAGCCTCACCCCACTGTTTCAGGTAATCGATAAAAGGAATCAGTTCAAGGCCTGTCTCGGTTAAAGAATATTCCACTTTTGGAGGAACCTCATGGTAAACTTTTCGATGAATAAGTCCGTCATCTTCCAGTTCCCGTACCGTTTGGGTCAGCATTTTTGGGGTGATGTCTGATAACGCTTTTCTCAGTTCGCCATAACGCATCACATTTTTGGTATGAAGGTACCATAAGATCCGGCCTTTATACTTTCCGCCAATACGTTTGAAAGCATAATCAACAGGGCAGGATGGTTCATTGGTTACTTTTTTTATTTTTAACATTTTTTTAATGTATTGATAATCAATAATAGTATGTTTTAAGTATGTAGGTTACAAAAAAGTACATACTTGTCGTAAAGATACGATCAGATTACATTTGCTCTATAATTTAAAAAATAAAAATATGAAAGCTGTTATTATAAACGAAGCAGGAAATGTAGAAAATCTTCAGTTCACAGAAATAGAAAAACCAACAATAGGTGATGATGAGGTCCTGATAAAAGTGATATCGGTAAGCATCAATCCGGTGGATGTTAAAGCAAGAGCATACGAAGGCGTTTTAAACTGGATCTTTGAAGAGAGCCGACCTGTTATCTTAGGCTGGGATATTTCAGGGGAAGTTGTGGAAACCGGAAAGAATGTAACTGATTTCAAAGCAGGTGATGAAGTTTTTGGAATGGTCAATTTCTTTGGTAACGGAAAGGCCTATGCAGAATATGTAGCAGCGCCGGCCTCGCATTTGGCATTAAAGCCTCAGGGCATTACTCATTCACAGGCTGCGGCAGCCTCAATGGCAGCAGTTACCGCATATCAGGCATTGGCAGATGTTGCTCACATTAAAAAAGGGGATAAAGTAGTCATTCATGCTGCTTCGGGAGGAGTAGGACATTTTGCTGTTCAGATTGCCAAACATTTCGGAGCTTATGTGATAGGAGTTTCTTCAGGTAAAAACAAAGATTTTGTCCTTTCGTTAGGCGCGGATGAACACATTGATTATACTACCGAAAATATTAAAGACAAAGTGCAGGATGCTGATATTGTTATAGATACTATTCAGGGGGAAACCTTATTGAATTCTGTAGATATTGTACATGAAAATGGAATTATTGTAACCCTTCCATCACCGGAAATTCCTGAAGAAGTGAAAGATAAGGCCAGTCAGAAAGCTGTAATTATTGAGTTCATGATGGTTCAATCTAAACAGGAAACCATACAGGCAATTGCGGGGTTATTGGCTGCCGGAATCTTAAAACCTGCTGTTTATAAAACATTTCCGTTTAAAGAGATCAGGAAAGCCCATCTTGAAGTGGAGACCAATCGTGTAGCCGGAAAAGTAGTTGTTACCTTATAATAAAAAACAGGACCGGAAAGCAATTTCCGGTCCTGTTAACAAGATTAAGCGTAAAATTTAACCCCTTAAAAAGGCAAAAAAGGATAATTCAAATGTGATTTTTATTGATTGAGCCTTAATCTATGTTTAGTGGGATTGATAGTAATGGAACTTTGTTTTTATAAGCCATGATGGCTGTTTTGCTTCGGTGGAAGAATGATTCTACAAGATTATACCGGTAAGGAACCATCGTCAGCATATCCGCATTAGTAAGTTTCACTTCCTCTTCAATAGCTTTGATGATTTCAATAGACTGGATCATCTTGAAGCTGTACTTTATATCATCAAGATCATAGCCGGCATTCAGATCAATATCAAGAATGACTTCCGTAAAATCTTCTACGCTCTCGCTTACGTTAAATACCTCAACTTCAGCATTGAACTCATGGATGAAAGAATAAATGTCATTCATGGCAGACCAGGTGATAGATTTATGCGTGTCGTAGGCAAAGAGAATCTTTCGGATTCCTGTATATTCTATATGGCCTGGGATAATCAATATCGGTTTTTTTACTCTGTGAATGGCCTTGATTACATTGTTTCCCAAAAGCCTCTGTTCAAGGGTTTTTTCAGCCATTCCCATAACAATAAAGTCACCTCCTGTGGTTTGTATACATTTATTCAGCTCCTCAATAAAGTTTCCTGAAGCCAGATAAAACTCTGTTTTTACAGCATACAGCCGGGTTATTTCGATAGACTTATCGGTAAGCTTTTGTTGATTTCTCAGGGTCTGTTCATAGAAAAAATCAGCAGATGCCTGGGCGTTCAGAGCATGAATAGAAATACTTTGTAAATTGAACAGGATAATATTATATTGGTTTTCCTTAGCCATAGAAGCCGCATAATGAACCGCGTTTTCAGCTTCCTGGGAAAAATCTGTGCAGACAATTATTGTTTTCATTGTACCGATTTTGATACAGCAAAACTAGGATAGAAGCCGGCTGTATTGTATTAAAAATGAGGTGACGTTGCATAAAATGATGATGAAATGTATTTTTTAGGTGATGAAACGTCCGGGCTTCATTTGAACTCTTTTATTTTACGTTTCAGGGACGGTTTTGGCGGTCTCGTTGAAAATGGAGGAGCCTTTTCTGAAATGTATTTCTATATTTACATTCACAAAGCCTTGGATAATGAATAGGGTTTCTACCATCAGAAAAAATTTAATACGAAGCAAAAAGATCCTTTCCGCCATGAAAAGGAGGCTGGTGATCTGGGCTGTAGCGGTGATTGCTTTCTGTGGGTTCTCCTATCTTATTGATCCTTTTGACCCGGTCTGGCAGAGTTATTTGGAGACCCCGTTGAAAATGTTCATCGAAGATGCCCTGTGGGTGTTCTTTTTTTCAATAATTATCTCGGAGGTGAGTATATTTATTGATTCTACACTCAATAAACTGCTTCCATGGAAAGACAGAACCGTTAAGC
Coding sequences:
- a CDS encoding tRNA-binding protein; this encodes MNIKPDITWADFEKIDIRCGTIISVNDFEKARNPSYQLEIDFGDLGIRKSSAQITSLYKKEELIGKQILAVVNFPKKQIANFFSECLVLGLYGEDKKDVTLLTPSLPTKNGMQVG
- a CDS encoding winged helix-turn-helix transcriptional regulator → MLKIKKVTNEPSCPVDYAFKRIGGKYKGRILWYLHTKNVMRYGELRKALSDITPKMLTQTVRELEDDGLIHRKVYHEVPPKVEYSLTETGLELIPFIDYLKQWGEAQIEKENKIKSLI
- a CDS encoding universal stress protein; its protein translation is MKTIIVCTDFSQEAENAVHYAASMAKENQYNIILFNLQSISIHALNAQASADFFYEQTLRNQQKLTDKSIEITRLYAVKTEFYLASGNFIEELNKCIQTTGGDFIVMGMAEKTLEQRLLGNNVIKAIHRVKKPILIIPGHIEYTGIRKILFAYDTHKSITWSAMNDIYSFIHEFNAEVEVFNVSESVEDFTEVILDIDLNAGYDLDDIKYSFKMIQSIEIIKAIEEEVKLTNADMLTMVPYRYNLVESFFHRSKTAIMAYKNKVPLLSIPLNID
- a CDS encoding DUF4382 domain-containing protein is translated as MKKLFIMGSGISLLFMASCNDSEDKGTATVNVRLTDGPAAYSAVNIDIQKIEIGVNGGWVPLNFPKPGIYNLLDFKNGADVALGQATLPEGNVSQMRMILGPNNSLVSNGVTYPLQTPSGEQSGLRFNWHQTLVSNGAYNVWIDFDAGKSIVKTGNGSYILKPVIRTFSELTNGQIKGYVQPQAAKAVVHAITATDTLATAIPNPDGFYMFSGLPQGNYTVSYDADNSTGYVDENTGNVSVVFGQVTNLGTKTLHQ
- a CDS encoding NADP-dependent oxidoreductase, whose protein sequence is MKAVIINEAGNVENLQFTEIEKPTIGDDEVLIKVISVSINPVDVKARAYEGVLNWIFEESRPVILGWDISGEVVETGKNVTDFKAGDEVFGMVNFFGNGKAYAEYVAAPASHLALKPQGITHSQAAAASMAAVTAYQALADVAHIKKGDKVVIHAASGGVGHFAVQIAKHFGAYVIGVSSGKNKDFVLSLGADEHIDYTTENIKDKVQDADIVIDTIQGETLLNSVDIVHENGIIVTLPSPEIPEEVKDKASQKAVIIEFMMVQSKQETIQAIAGLLAAGILKPAVYKTFPFKEIRKAHLEVETNRVAGKVVVTL
- a CDS encoding 3'-5' exonuclease, whose product is MIQNIPLEKVLFLDIETVPQADSWNDLSETEQHLWDKKTKFQRKEDVSAAEFYERAGIMAEFGKIICITIGMVEKNDTLKIKSFSGHDEKKMLQEFGEIFNSPRLYNVILCAHNGKEFDFPWIARRYLINGMQPPAPFQMFGKKPWEIPHIDTMELWKFGDYKSFVSLELLAHVFGIPTPKDDIDGSMVSSIYYIEKDLQRIVDYCEKDVLTLANIFRRMRQEDLLKRNINLD